The nucleotide sequence AGCAATCTGGGTGCGACCACGATGATTAAGTTGATTATTGGCATGTAATACTCTGTAAAAGCTTGATTCTGAGGCGATATAAATCCCGCTATCTAATAATGTCGGCACAATTTGCGACGGTGGTAAGCTGGCATACTCCTCTTGATTACACACACTTAATATCTGTTGTCGCTCATGTGCTTCGAGTTTATTTGCCGGTTCTGGTCGAGCCGCTATTGGTCTTAAATCGGCTTGCACTTGGCCTGCTCGATACCAACGTCGATAAGTGCGTTTACTGAGTCCAGTTTCAGCACAAGCCTTGTAAAGGCGAGCACCATTGATATACGCCTCTTGAATTAAGGCAATCAATTCTATGCGCTCAGGCAAGGGAGTTAGCTCTCCTCGCTGTCGTCCCCCCAGAGCGCATTGAGCTTTTTTCTGAGCACCAGTAACGCAGCAGCTTCAGCCAGCGCTTTCTCCTTGTAGCGCAATTCTCGTTGCAATGATTTGATTTCGGCTTTGTCAGCCTTGGCCTGCTGTTTAATGGTTTTGGTTTGTACTTCTGAGGTTTGAAAACCAGCTAAACAATCCTGTTTCCACTGCTGTACTTGTTCGCGAAACAAGCCTTTTTCACGGCAATACTGACTTAACTCGGCTTCCGATAGCGGGGCTGTTTCAATGAGTACCGCAAACTTAGCTTCAGCTGACCAGTCATCAGTTGTTAATGTTTTACCTGGCACGGGGCGACCTTCTTTTCTGACAATATCTCGCCAATGATACAAGGTTTGCACCGCAATGCCTTCTTCCCGAGCAACCTCTGCGACCGTTAAATTGTGAGGCGGTAATAATTTTTTAAGGATCGCCTCTTTACGTTCTGGTGAATACCGAGCCATATCGTTCTCTTTTGCCGCACCCTGTCTTTAAAAATAATGATTATTTAAGGGTGACAACAATCCTGACACAGGGGGTAACTCAGGGCTGTCGTGTCTTCGAGAGCAAGTATTTCATTTATATTTTCAATCGCTTGGGCGGTGCGAGCAAAACCGGCGGCTCTGATCATAGATGGGCTAACATTATCATTGCGGATCAATCGATAGGCTCCTTCGAGTTTGGCATCTTCACCATTACAAGATCTGGCAACCGATTTACCGCTGCCAACCGCCATGTATTCAGCGACGACGGTTAACCTTGCCGCTCGTCGTTTATCACCTAGCTCAGCATGATGAAAGTGATCATATGCCCATTTGTTCGGGTTAAAAATTGACATTAAAAATGATGAAGTGAGTGAATTTGCATGATCTGATCATCGCCAGTCAAGAAAGTTCCATTTTTTGCTAATAATTTGTGTAGAAGAGACAGGTCCAAATCTAACAACTAATTTGAATAAAACCACCAGCCGGAATATCGGCATTACTTTGTAAACCAGTAAAATCATCATCCAATAATAAACGTTGATGTATGGGATAAAGACTACTAATGCAAAGTTTTTCGTGAGGTAATAAGGTGCGAAATTGTGAACTAGGCTTACTCCAATCAAGTAAGCCTAATGACATGGAATCAGCTAGTGCTAATGGAGTCAAGCCATCTTGATTTCTTAAATAACAACGTAAACCAGAGCCAGCTTGGCAAATTTGCGCTCTAAAGCTTTCGACATCTAAGCTGATATAAATCATATCCGTCACTATATCTAATCCCGACTTTAATAGCCGTTCATTTAAATACTTCAACATTTGACCAGGTTCGATGACCATTTTGCTAAGGTTATTGCGATATTCTTTCAACTTGAAATTAATAAAACTTCGTAACAACACACTCGCAAATGCCGCGGGATTATCTTCAGGATAAAAATGCGCCATATACATAACCACGTAGCGATTATCGACCATAGCTGAGTCAATAAAATACGAGCTAATCTCACTGGCATTAAATAAGCTGTACTGCACTCTAGCATTAGGATATTCAATGACACTGGCGGGAAATAGTTGTTGTTGTACATGCATTGCAGCGGCGGTGTTTTTTTTTAATAAGGCGAGATTTTCTGACAATTCCAACATTGATAGCTGATTAAGTTCAGCAATGTCATTCGTACCATGAAACGGCTGTAAGTACTGTTTAATAACCGCTTCAATCATAAATAGATCAACTACAGGCTTAACTAAATAATCATTAGCACCTATTCGAAGCGCATCAATGACATCGGCCATTACATTATTACCAGAAATAACAATGGAACACACTGCAGGATCAATTTTATGTATAGCCTTGAGCATCTCAAGGCCTCCCATATTGGGCATGCTGAGATCGGCAAGCACAACATCAACATTATGATGTTCAAATGCTTGTAAGCCTAAAGCGCCATCCTCAGCTTCAATAATCTCGGCTCCACGATTGCTAAGAAAGCCCGAGACCAGTTTTCGAAATACTGGATCGTCTTCTACAAGCAACACGGTCACATCTTTTAACGACATATCATAGCCCTTAAGTTCATCGCTTCTTAAGAGTAGCAGCTCATCGACTAAGCCGTCATTTGCATATACAAGAGCCAACACTAAAACTAACATCTAGACGTCTTAGCTCTTGTTGCGACAAGCAAGATATTGCAAAATTTCCTTTACTGGGATTATCAACTTCATGACAAATTGAGCGCGACCAAGTGAAAGAAAACACAATCATGCTTTCCACTAAAACATAAAGTGAAAAGCCTGATCTTGATTAATCAAGCTCCTGCAAATACTCTTCAAGAAGTTTGTCATCATCCTGATTTTTTGGAACATTTCCATCATACACCTTATAGTTAGTATGTTGGAAGAAGGCATCTTTTACAAAGGTATAGGGATCGAGCGCATTATCCACTAATCTTTCTTGATCAATCGCTTGAGCTCGAGCATCAAGATTTTTAAAGCCCCACTTAAGCGCTGACTGTAAAAATGTCAGTTCTGATAGTGGAAAATAGAGATCATCCACCCAATCAGAGGATATTTCCCGAGTAGTGTAAGGGCCAAGCACTGGCACCATTAAATAGGGGCCATCAGGCACGCCATAAAAACCTAACACTTCACTAAAATCATCCTGCTTACGCGGCATTCCCATCATGCCAGCAACATCCACCATTCCCAGCAGACCGATTGTTGAGTTAATCACAAATCGGCCACCGGCATTTGCAGCCCAGCCAAATTTACCTTGGAGGGTGTTATTGACTAAGCTCGCCGGTTCTTCAAGATTATTAACTACATTATTGATACCGCTTTTTACCGGTGACGGCACATAGTCTTTATAGCCATGAGAAATCGGGCGATACAAATAATAGTCAAGATATTGATAGTTAAAATGCCACATCGCCCGGTTGAAGGATTCAAATGGGTCTCTTGGGTCATTGTAAACTACTGTTGCAACTGGTTCAGTCACAACGATTGGAGTTTCACTGGCAATAGCATCAACACTTAAGCTTGTTGATAACGACACCCAGACCCAACCTAAGGTCAATCGTTTCATTTCGGTTTCACCATCAATACTGAATAAATAAAATGACGTAAAGTGCAGTGCTAAACTTAAGTATAAGGTGAATTTTACGAGTTAGTTTAAGCAGTGCCAAAATTATGACGTGATAGGATACCAAGACGCTAGCCATTGGCAACACAAAAGAGAGATAAAATGTAAATTCCCCTTATAACCAAACTTTCATACTTATGTCTTTGAATTTTTAAATGATTAATTTTCAGCAGCCACACTATTTTTATCATTATTTTACTAGACAAAATCATCAGACATCTTGTCTATGTAGCCTTAATAACAATTCAGCTTCGGCTCTGGGAAGCTCGCACTCTATCATTAGCTCATTTACATCCGCCCCTAAAGACACCATTTTAGTGGCTCTAGAATAGAGGCGCGCTTTAGGATCATGCTCTTGGGTTTCCTCTAGTTTAGCGGCTTGCTGGCTAATATTATTTTCAAGCTCAATCACCCGCCGGCCAACGCCTATAGTCCCACTTCGCAATTCAATAACCTCACGCTTTAACTCTTCCCTGTGCTTGTCGCTGGCCTTGATAATTTTGCCTAACGCATCAACTCTATGGCTGAGTTTTTTGACATACCAAACT is from Shewanella sp. SNU WT4 and encodes:
- a CDS encoding DUF2802 domain-containing protein — translated: MASTLAFFFVIGLVWYVKKLSHRVDALGKIIKASDKHREELKREVIELRSGTIGVGRRVIELENNISQQAAKLEETQEHDPKARLYSRATKMVSLGADVNELMIECELPRAEAELLLRLHRQDV
- a CDS encoding IS3 family transposase (programmed frameshift) gives rise to the protein MARYSPERKEAILKKLLPPHNLTVAEVAREEGIAVQTLYHWRDIVRKEGRPVPGKTLTTDDWSAEAKFAVLIETAPLSEAELSQYCREKGLFREQVQQWKQDCLAGFQTSEVQTKTIKQQAKADKAEIKSLQRELRYKEKALAEAAALLVLRKKPQCALGGRQRGELTPLPERIELIALIQEAYINGARLYKACAETGLSKRTYRRWYRAGQVQADLRPIAARPEPANKLEAHERQQILSVCNQEEYASLPPSQIVPTLLDSGIYIASESSFYRVLHANNQLNHRGRTQIAVNRSKPLSYQADGPNQLWSWDITYLASTVKGQFYYLYMFEDIYSRKIVGYEVHEQECGEYAAALIQRCMLREQCFNTPLVLHSDNGAPMKSLTMKAKLEELGITASLSRPRVSNDNPFSESLFKTLKYRPQWPKSGFSSLAGAREWVEKFVKWYNDEHKHSQLNFVSPGQRHAQLDNAILAKRKEVLEAAKARRPTRWSKDVRNCEAVGAVTLNPDKAPIKGVINAA
- a CDS encoding response regulator; this encodes MSLKDVTVLLVEDDPVFRKLVSGFLSNRGAEIIEAEDGALGLQAFEHHNVDVVLADLSMPNMGGLEMLKAIHKIDPAVCSIVISGNNVMADVIDALRIGANDYLVKPVVDLFMIEAVIKQYLQPFHGTNDIAELNQLSMLELSENLALLKKNTAAAMHVQQQLFPASVIEYPNARVQYSLFNASEISSYFIDSAMVDNRYVVMYMAHFYPEDNPAAFASVLLRSFINFKLKEYRNNLSKMVIEPGQMLKYLNERLLKSGLDIVTDMIYISLDVESFRAQICQAGSGLRCYLRNQDGLTPLALADSMSLGLLDWSKPSSQFRTLLPHEKLCISSLYPIHQRLLLDDDFTGLQSNADIPAGGFIQISC
- a CDS encoding transposase DNA-binding-containing protein; translation: MSIFNPNKWAYDHFHHAELGDKRRAARLTVVAEYMAVGSGKSVARSCNGEDAKLEGAYRLIRNDNVSPSMIRAAGFARTAQAIENINEILALEDTTALSYPLCQDCCHP
- a CDS encoding VacJ family lipoprotein — its product is MTLGWVWVSLSTSLSVDAIASETPIVVTEPVATVVYNDPRDPFESFNRAMWHFNYQYLDYYLYRPISHGYKDYVPSPVKSGINNVVNNLEEPASLVNNTLQGKFGWAANAGGRFVINSTIGLLGMVDVAGMMGMPRKQDDFSEVLGFYGVPDGPYLMVPVLGPYTTREISSDWVDDLYFPLSELTFLQSALKWGFKNLDARAQAIDQERLVDNALDPYTFVKDAFFQHTNYKVYDGNVPKNQDDDKLLEEYLQELD